The Pyrus communis chromosome 2, drPyrComm1.1, whole genome shotgun sequence genome includes a window with the following:
- the LOC137725423 gene encoding probable E3 ubiquitin-protein ligase ARI1 isoform X1, which yields MEDCLGSDEEYYYSDQDSLDVIENEDSDLPWILPKGPTTKVITKESLLTAQKEDLRRVMDLLFLREHHARTLLIHHRWDVEKLFAVYVEKGKSWLFAEAGVTVVDHQDLDPSPPNSPVMCAICMEDVPSNETTKMDCGHCFCNSCWTEHFVVKINEGQSKRIRCMAHKCNAICDEAVVRNLVSKRHPQLAEKFDRFLLESYIEDNKRVKWCPSTPHCGNAIRVEDDQFCEIECSCGLQFCFSCLLKAHSPCSCLMWELWAKKCRDESETVNWITVHTKPCPKCHKPVEKNGGCNLVSCICGQAFCWLCGGATGRDHTWSSIAGHSCGRYKEDKEKNAERAKRDLYRYMHYHNRYKAHTDSFKLESNLKESIQKKVSISEEKDSNLRDFSWVNNGLSRLFRSRRVLSYSYPFAFYMFGEELFKDEMTEEEREIKQNLFEDQQQQLEENVEKLSKFLESPFDQYNENEVMDVRMQVINLSAITDTLCQKMYDCIETDLLGSLQLGIHNIAPYKSKGIEKASELPVSWVNNANNADKGPALHCGTSGGSTELEQPSGFGSSDESGCSSRKRARKDGLGGGFDLNLPAEVDRSDS from the exons ATGGAGGATTGCTTGGGCAGCGACGAGGAGTACTATTACTCCGATCAGGATTCTCTCGACGTCATTGAGAATGAAGACTCTGATCTTCCGTGGATTCTCCCCAAGGGGCCCACTACTAAG GTGATCACCAAAGAATCTCTTTTGACCGCACAG AAGGAGGATTTGCGCAGGGTGATGGACTTGCTATTCCTTAGGGAGCACCATGCCAGGACTTTACTTATTCATCATCGCTGGGATGTTGAGAAGCTTTTTGCGGTGTATGTAGAGAAGGGAAAATCTTGGTTGTTTGCTGAAGCAGGTGTAACTGTTGTTGATCATCAAGATCTTGACCCATCGCCCCCTAATTCTCCAGTAATGTGTGCTATTTGTATGGAAGATGTGCCTAGTAATGAGACGACAAAAATGGATTGTGGACATTGCTTTTGCAACAGTT GCTGGACAGAGCATTTCGTTGTAAAGATAAATGAGGGTCAAAGTAAGCGCATTAGGTGCATGGCTCACAAATGCAATGCCATTTGTGATGAAGCTGTTGTCAGAAATCTAGTCAGTAAGAGGCATCCCCAGCTTGCTGAAAAATTTGACCGTTTTCTTCTTGAGTCATATATTGAGGACAATAAAAGGGTTAAGTGGTGCCCGAGCACTCCTCATTGTGGGAATGCAATACGCGTGGAGGATGATCAGTTTTGTGAGATAGAATGTTCTTGTGGTCTGCAATTTTGtttcagttgtttattaaaagCTCATTCACCTTGTTCATGTTTAATGTGGGAGCTTTGGGCCAAGAAGTGCCGTGATGAATCAGAGACAGTTAATTGGATCACAGTTCATACAAAACCTTGTCCCAAATGTCACAAACCTGTGGAGAAGAATGGTGGCTGCAACCTTGTGAGCTGTATCTGTGGACAAGCATTTTG TTGGCTATGTGGTGGAGCGACTGGTCGAGACCATACATGGTCAAGTATTGCAGGTCATAGCTGTGGTCGGTacaaagaagacaaagaaaaaaatgctGAGCGGGCAAAGCGGGATCTTTACCGGTATATGCACTATCATAACCGTTACAAAGCTCATACTGATTCCTTTAAGCTTGAAAGTAACTTGAAGGAGAGTATACAAAAGAAGGTGTCAATTTCAGAGGAGAAGGACTCGAATCTCAGAGATTTCAGCTGGGTAAACAATGGACTCTCCAGACTTTTCAGATCAAGGAGGGTTCTTTCATATTCGTACCCATTTGCTTTCTATATGTTTGGAGAAGAGCTGTTTAAGGATGAGATGACAgaggaggaaagggaaataaaacaaaatttgtttgaGGACCAGCAGCAGCAACTTGAGGAAAATGTTGAGAAATTATCCAAGTTTTTGGAGTcaccttttgatcaatataatGAGAATGAAGTTATGGATGTAAGGATGCAAGTGATCAATCTCTCAGCAATCACGGATACCCTCTGTCAGAAAAT GTATGACTGTATTGAGACTGATTTATTGGGCTCTCTACAGCTTGGTATCCATAACATAGCTCCTTACAAGTCGAAGGGCATTGAGAAGGCATCAGAACTTCCTGTTAGTTGGGTCAATAATGCCAATAATGCTGATAAAGGTCCAGCATTGCATTGTGGTACAAGTG GAGGATCGACGGAACTGGAACAACCTTCAGGTTTTGGAAGTTCAGATGAGAGTGGATGCTCCTCTCGGAAGCGTGCTAGGAAGGATGGTCTTGGAGGTGGTTTTGATCTAAACTTGCCAGCAGAGGTTGACAGATCTGATTCATGA
- the LOC137725423 gene encoding probable E3 ubiquitin-protein ligase ARI2 isoform X2 produces the protein MEDCLGSDEEYYYSDQDSLDVIENEDSDLPWILPKGPTTKVITKESLLTAQKEDLRRVMDLLFLREHHARTLLIHHRWDVEKLFAVYVEKGKSWLFAEAGVTVVDHQDLDPSPPNSPVMCAICMEDVPSNETTKMDCGHCFCNSCWTEHFVVKINEGQSKRIRCMAHKCNAICDEAVVRNLVSKRHPQLAEKFDRFLLESYIEDNKRVKWCPSTPHCGNAIRVEDDQFCEIECSCGLQFCFSCLLKAHSPCSCLMWELWAKKCRDESETVNWITVHTKPCPKCHKPVEKNGGCNLVSCICGQAFCWLCGGATGRDHTWSSIAGHSCGRYKEDKEKNAERAKRDLYRYMHYHNRYKAHTDSFKLESNLKESIQKKVSISEEKDSNLRDFSWVNNGLSRLFRSRRVLSYSYPFAFYMFGEELFKDEMTEEEREIKQNLFEDQQQQLEENVEKLSKFLESPFDQYNENEVMDVRMQVINLSAITDTLCQKMYDCIETDLLGSLQLGIHNIAPYKSKGIEKASELPVSWVNNANNADKGPALHCGGSTELEQPSGFGSSDESGCSSRKRARKDGLGGGFDLNLPAEVDRSDS, from the exons ATGGAGGATTGCTTGGGCAGCGACGAGGAGTACTATTACTCCGATCAGGATTCTCTCGACGTCATTGAGAATGAAGACTCTGATCTTCCGTGGATTCTCCCCAAGGGGCCCACTACTAAG GTGATCACCAAAGAATCTCTTTTGACCGCACAG AAGGAGGATTTGCGCAGGGTGATGGACTTGCTATTCCTTAGGGAGCACCATGCCAGGACTTTACTTATTCATCATCGCTGGGATGTTGAGAAGCTTTTTGCGGTGTATGTAGAGAAGGGAAAATCTTGGTTGTTTGCTGAAGCAGGTGTAACTGTTGTTGATCATCAAGATCTTGACCCATCGCCCCCTAATTCTCCAGTAATGTGTGCTATTTGTATGGAAGATGTGCCTAGTAATGAGACGACAAAAATGGATTGTGGACATTGCTTTTGCAACAGTT GCTGGACAGAGCATTTCGTTGTAAAGATAAATGAGGGTCAAAGTAAGCGCATTAGGTGCATGGCTCACAAATGCAATGCCATTTGTGATGAAGCTGTTGTCAGAAATCTAGTCAGTAAGAGGCATCCCCAGCTTGCTGAAAAATTTGACCGTTTTCTTCTTGAGTCATATATTGAGGACAATAAAAGGGTTAAGTGGTGCCCGAGCACTCCTCATTGTGGGAATGCAATACGCGTGGAGGATGATCAGTTTTGTGAGATAGAATGTTCTTGTGGTCTGCAATTTTGtttcagttgtttattaaaagCTCATTCACCTTGTTCATGTTTAATGTGGGAGCTTTGGGCCAAGAAGTGCCGTGATGAATCAGAGACAGTTAATTGGATCACAGTTCATACAAAACCTTGTCCCAAATGTCACAAACCTGTGGAGAAGAATGGTGGCTGCAACCTTGTGAGCTGTATCTGTGGACAAGCATTTTG TTGGCTATGTGGTGGAGCGACTGGTCGAGACCATACATGGTCAAGTATTGCAGGTCATAGCTGTGGTCGGTacaaagaagacaaagaaaaaaatgctGAGCGGGCAAAGCGGGATCTTTACCGGTATATGCACTATCATAACCGTTACAAAGCTCATACTGATTCCTTTAAGCTTGAAAGTAACTTGAAGGAGAGTATACAAAAGAAGGTGTCAATTTCAGAGGAGAAGGACTCGAATCTCAGAGATTTCAGCTGGGTAAACAATGGACTCTCCAGACTTTTCAGATCAAGGAGGGTTCTTTCATATTCGTACCCATTTGCTTTCTATATGTTTGGAGAAGAGCTGTTTAAGGATGAGATGACAgaggaggaaagggaaataaaacaaaatttgtttgaGGACCAGCAGCAGCAACTTGAGGAAAATGTTGAGAAATTATCCAAGTTTTTGGAGTcaccttttgatcaatataatGAGAATGAAGTTATGGATGTAAGGATGCAAGTGATCAATCTCTCAGCAATCACGGATACCCTCTGTCAGAAAAT GTATGACTGTATTGAGACTGATTTATTGGGCTCTCTACAGCTTGGTATCCATAACATAGCTCCTTACAAGTCGAAGGGCATTGAGAAGGCATCAGAACTTCCTGTTAGTTGGGTCAATAATGCCAATAATGCTGATAAAGGTCCAGCATTGCATTGTG GAGGATCGACGGAACTGGAACAACCTTCAGGTTTTGGAAGTTCAGATGAGAGTGGATGCTCCTCTCGGAAGCGTGCTAGGAAGGATGGTCTTGGAGGTGGTTTTGATCTAAACTTGCCAGCAGAGGTTGACAGATCTGATTCATGA
- the LOC137726826 gene encoding DNA-directed RNA polymerases II, IV and V subunit 11: protein MNAPDRYERFVVPEGTKKVSYERDTKIINAASFTIEREDHTIGNILRMQLHRDENVLFAGYKLPHPLQYKIIVRIHTSSQSSPMQAYNQAINDLDKELDHLKNGFEAEVAKHSVEY, encoded by the exons ATGAATGCCCCAGACCGATATGAACGGTTTGTCGTTCCAGAGGGAACAAAAAA GGTGTCGTACGAGAGGGACACGAAGATCATAAATGCAGCATCATTTACAATTGAGAGAGAGGACCACACCATCGGCAACATCCTCCGCAT GCAGCTACACAGGGACGAGAATGTTTTGTTTGCTGGCTACAAGCTTCCTCACCCTCTTCAGTACAAGATTATTGTCAGG ATTCACACAAGCAGCCAGTCTTCACCAATGCAGGCATACAACCAGGCTATTAATGATCTTGACAAGGAACTTGACCATTTGAAGAATGGTTTTGAG GCTGAAGTTGCAAAGCATTCAGTGGAGTACTAG
- the LOC137724983 gene encoding uncharacterized protein: MGTLNILGYFARVLIDCGTAHSVISHTFAQVTQPHPTPLVYDLEFAMPRGERCIVDCVYLGCPVMVEDVVMPADLIPLNIVDFDVILGTDWLHFNRANIDCYGKIVTFHCPGLPMVTFVGEQSRGYQEYLAYVVLNDVAPSNVEDVRVVRHFPDVFPDNLPGLPPDRDVEFIIDLLLGTNPISLTPYHMAHAELRELKVQL, translated from the exons atgggtacgttaaatatccttggttattttgctagagtattgatTGATTGTGGTACTGCACATTCTgttatttctcacacatttgctcaagtgacgcaacctcaccctacacctctagtgtatgatttagagtttgctatgcctagaggggagagatgtattgttgattgtgtgtatctaggatgtccagtgatggtggaggatgttgttatgCCAGCTGACCTTATCCCGTTaaatattgttgactttgatgtgattttgggcacagattggttgcatttcaatcgtgccaatattgattgttacgggaaaatagttacaTTCCATTGTCCTGGATTACctatggttacttttgtgggtgagcagagtagg GGTTACCAAGAATATTTAGCTTATGTGGTGTTGAATGATGTTGCTCCTAGTAATGTGGAGGATGTAAGggtagtcaggcattttcctgatgttttccctgaTAATTTACCTGGTTTGCCGCCAGACCGAGACGTGGAGTTCATTATTGATTTGCTTCtaggtactaatcctatatcCTTAACTCCTTATCATATGGCTCAtgctgagttgagggaattgaaagttcagttgtag